DNA sequence from the Actinacidiphila yeochonensis CN732 genome:
ACTTCTCCGCGTTCGCCTTCCACCTCGCGGGCCGCACCGGGAAGCCGGCCCTCGTCCCGGACGGTGGCGGTGCCGCGTCGTTCGCCACCGGGATCGGGATCAACCTCGCGCTGTGCGCGGGGGCGGTCGCCGCGTGGTGGGCCGTCCGGTGGGCAGGGGAGCGCCGCGCGGCGGCGCGGGCGGGGAGGAGCGCGGGGGCCGTCCGGGACGGCGCCGACCTGGCGGCCCGGGGCAGGGCCGCCGACATCGCGGCGGTGGTGATCGTCCTGGCGCTGCTCGTGATCGCGGCCATGACGATGCTCATGCTCGCCGTGGCGCTGACCGGCCTGCTGGTGCGCGTGGGGCGCTTCCGGGCGTGGGTCGACCGTGCCGTCACGGCCGCCTTCCTGCTCGCCGCCGCCGGACTGGGCGTCCTGCTGGTGGGGGGCGTGTCCCCGCTCAAAGGCGTCGTGCTCGGCGTGGCGGCCTTCGGCGCGCAGGCGGTCGTCGCCCTGCTGACCGTGCCGCGGATGCTGCCGGACCTGCCGCGGGACGACAAGGTCTTCCTGGCGCTCGGCCAGCAGAACGGCATCACCGCGATCATCCTCGCGCTCGCCCTCGAACCCGACTTCCCCGGCACGGTGGGCGTTGTGGGCCCGGCCGTCCTGACCGTCGCCGTGCTCTACTACGCCGCCAACGGGCTCGCGGCCAGGCGGCTCCGCGACCGGGCCCGGGCGTCCGAGGTATCCGAGACATCAGAGGCGTCAGAGGTGTCAGACGCGTCCGAGGCGGCTGGGACGGCTGGGACGGCCGAGGAACCGGCCGCCGCCCACGTCCACGACCCGGACCTCTCCGGCGACGCCGACGGGCTGCGGCCCAGGCACCTTGTCGGCCTGCGCCGGCACAGCTCCGGCGGCCATCCTGAGTGGTCCCGGTGGTGAGCGGACGGGCGGCCGCGGCCGGGCCGAACGCGACCGTCGAGCGCGCGGCGACGCCCCGCCCGCGCCCGGAGGACGAGGGCTGCCGACCGGGGAGCCGGGCCGCGGAGCGCCCCCGCGCCCACGCGGACCGGTCCTCGCCGCGCCGACGCTCGCCGTCCTGGCGGTGGGACTGCTGGTCTGCGTCCTGCCCCTGCCGGTGGCGCTGTCCGTGCTGTCCCGGCCCTCCGGCGACACGGCGCCAGGCCTGGCCGCCGCCGGCGGGACGCCGAGCCGGGCGGCGTCCGAACCCGCGGTGACGTCCCGGACCTTGCCGCAGTCCCGGCTGTCGGCGTCCCAACGCGGTCCGATACGCGCGGTGCTGGCGGCATCCGGGCCAGCGGC
Encoded proteins:
- a CDS encoding cation:proton antiporter family protein encodes the protein MTGVLRRAREALSGPLLLVVALTAVLAGFLVGHLVSTDRVVQAGWYLPASGLLLAAGLYGSTHEIDPRSVRADLRTALFVVTVGVLAKAAVIAAVMMLAFRKPEYLVLGITVAQIDPLSVAAMRDNSRMSQRAKSLLAVWAAFDDPMTVLLSLYFSAFAFHLAGRTGKPALVPDGGGAASFATGIGINLALCAGAVAAWWAVRWAGERRAAARAGRSAGAVRDGADLAARGRAADIAAVVIVLALLVIAAMTMLMLAVALTGLLVRVGRFRAWVDRAVTAAFLLAAAGLGVLLVGGVSPLKGVVLGVAAFGAQAVVALLTVPRMLPDLPRDDKVFLALGQQNGITAIILALALEPDFPGTVGVVGPAVLTVAVLYYAANGLAARRLRDRARASEVSETSEASEVSDASEAAGTAGTAEEPAAAHVHDPDLSGDADGLRPRHLVGLRRHSSGGHPEWSRW